The Streptomyces sp. NBC_01197 genome window below encodes:
- a CDS encoding 2,3-dihydro-2,3-dihydroxybenzoate dehydrogenase, with amino-acid sequence MEDAIALVTGAAGGIGAAVVRALGRRGVRVAAVDRDAGRLNEVVGKMVADGLSVEAFPADVTRAAEVEELVAGVESALGPVDQLVNAAGVLRLSPVLRQADEDWAATFAVNTTGVMQVSRAVVNRMVPRSRGAIVTVASNAAGTPRMDMAAYAASKAAATMFTKCLALEVAGHGIRCNVVAPGSTDTAMLRSMWHDETGPQTTIDGRPDAYKVGIPLGKLARPADIADAVVFLLSEQAGHITMHDLTVDGGATLGV; translated from the coding sequence ATGGAGGACGCAATCGCCCTGGTCACCGGGGCGGCGGGCGGGATCGGCGCCGCTGTCGTCCGCGCGCTGGGCCGGCGCGGCGTACGGGTGGCCGCGGTGGACCGGGACGCCGGACGGCTGAACGAGGTGGTGGGAAAGATGGTCGCCGACGGCCTGTCCGTCGAGGCGTTCCCCGCCGACGTCACCCGGGCCGCCGAGGTGGAGGAACTGGTGGCCGGCGTGGAGAGCGCGCTGGGACCGGTGGACCAGTTGGTCAACGCCGCCGGTGTGCTGCGCCTGAGCCCGGTGCTACGGCAGGCGGACGAGGACTGGGCCGCGACCTTCGCCGTCAACACCACCGGCGTGATGCAGGTGTCGCGCGCGGTGGTCAACCGTATGGTGCCCCGCTCCCGCGGCGCGATCGTCACCGTGGCGTCCAACGCGGCCGGCACGCCCCGGATGGACATGGCGGCCTACGCCGCGTCGAAGGCCGCCGCGACGATGTTCACCAAGTGCCTGGCCCTGGAGGTCGCCGGCCACGGCATCCGCTGCAACGTCGTCGCCCCCGGCTCCACCGACACCGCGATGCTCCGGTCCATGTGGCACGACGAGACCGGCCCGCAGACGACGATCGACGGCCGGCCCGACGCGTACAAGGTGGGCATCCCGCTGGGCAAGCTGGCCCGGCCCGCGGACATCGCGGACGCCGTGGTCTTCCTGCTCTCCGAACAGGCCGGGCACATCACCATGCACGACCTGACCGTCGACGGCGGCGCCACCTTGGGCGTGTGA
- a CDS encoding cupin domain-containing protein, which yields MTVQDPATAPDAEIITALPIPLAVAGHHQPAPFYVTADMFGGLPVQLAGGELSKLVGKPVAAPHTHDVDELYFLVSPEPGQARIEVRLDGVRHTLVSPAVMRIPAGSEHCFLTQEAVVGSYCFGILVGDHL from the coding sequence GTGACGGTACAGGACCCGGCGACCGCGCCGGATGCGGAGATCATCACCGCGCTGCCCATCCCACTCGCGGTCGCCGGGCACCACCAGCCGGCGCCCTTCTACGTCACCGCGGACATGTTCGGCGGGCTGCCGGTGCAACTCGCCGGGGGCGAGCTCAGCAAGCTGGTGGGCAAGCCCGTCGCCGCTCCGCACACCCATGATGTCGACGAGCTCTACTTCCTCGTCTCGCCCGAACCGGGCCAGGCCCGTATCGAGGTCCGACTCGACGGTGTGCGCCACACGCTGGTCTCGCCCGCGGTGATGCGGATACCGGCCGGCAGCGAGCACTGCTTCCTCACCCAGGAGGCAGTGGTGGGGAGTTACTGCTTCGGGATCCTGGTGGGAGATCACCTGTGA
- a CDS encoding IS701 family transposase, whose product MRILDGMHRLKAAELRGDQSIEVVFFDGDEEDAFVAAVSSNARHGMPLSFDDRTAAATRILNSRPHWPDPTIASVTGLDPRTVRALRGLLDVPDPQPTNLVPLQRPRPAAPPRYTELPGKAPSSRLSTPVHQVAQEFELEPCTVVDVLNRLRRGLRETPEVPYGAGPESPSPALPAPAAPAPRALGDPTPLLGRTGPSDATEILLDRVCDELFATLTRRDQRLRARQYLRGLLGTPGRKSIRNIAASVDGPGIDQRLHHFISDSTWNWEPVRTALTRYVARTMEPEAWVIRPVLIPKAGRQAVAVSRRFCPTRGKAVNGQQAVGVLAVSETVGTPVSWRLQVPKDWAEDAHRRARAGMPDDISAESLGECTAHALLHVLARTGGPDRPVVLDGRDMEHVQILQPLHAAEVPLLVRIPAAMPLQINDPALAGHRTHGPLTARRIVEVARFRRRPVDGPDPAVEKGHLITTVGVQWPVGSQHPHPGAEAPLRLIAVSPVGENVCEELWLTTLTTVSAATVLKLSRLVRRVDRDLESVSQHVGIWDFSGRSFPGWHRHVTLASIANLVRLLARTDYRSDLA is encoded by the coding sequence ATGCGGATTCTGGACGGAATGCACCGGCTGAAGGCCGCGGAACTGCGCGGTGACCAGTCGATCGAAGTGGTCTTCTTCGACGGGGACGAGGAGGACGCGTTCGTCGCCGCTGTGTCGTCCAACGCCCGGCACGGTATGCCCCTCTCCTTCGACGACCGTACGGCCGCGGCCACCCGGATCCTCAACTCGCGCCCGCACTGGCCGGATCCCACGATCGCCTCGGTGACCGGCCTCGACCCGAGGACCGTACGCGCGCTCCGCGGCCTCCTGGACGTCCCCGACCCGCAGCCGACCAATCTGGTCCCGCTGCAGCGCCCCCGCCCGGCGGCACCGCCGCGGTACACCGAACTCCCCGGGAAGGCACCGTCCTCGCGGCTCTCCACCCCGGTCCACCAGGTGGCGCAGGAATTCGAACTGGAGCCGTGCACCGTCGTCGACGTGCTGAACCGGCTGCGCCGGGGACTGCGGGAAACACCCGAGGTCCCGTACGGCGCCGGCCCGGAGAGCCCCTCCCCCGCGCTGCCCGCCCCGGCGGCGCCGGCACCGCGCGCCCTGGGCGACCCGACGCCCCTGCTGGGCCGCACCGGGCCGTCCGACGCGACGGAGATCCTCCTCGACCGGGTCTGCGACGAGTTGTTCGCCACGCTCACCCGGCGCGACCAGCGGCTGAGAGCCCGGCAGTATCTGCGGGGACTGCTGGGCACGCCCGGCCGCAAGAGCATCCGGAACATCGCGGCCTCCGTCGACGGTCCGGGGATCGACCAGCGGCTGCACCACTTCATCAGTGACTCCACCTGGAACTGGGAACCCGTCCGCACCGCGCTCACCCGGTACGTGGCGCGGACCATGGAGCCGGAGGCCTGGGTGATCCGCCCGGTGCTCATCCCCAAGGCGGGCCGGCAGGCGGTGGCGGTGAGCCGGCGCTTCTGCCCGACCCGGGGAAAGGCCGTCAACGGCCAGCAGGCGGTCGGCGTCCTCGCGGTGTCCGAGACGGTCGGCACCCCGGTGAGCTGGCGCCTCCAAGTGCCCAAGGACTGGGCGGAGGACGCGCACCGGCGCGCGCGGGCGGGGATGCCCGACGACATCAGCGCCGAGTCGCTCGGCGAGTGCACGGCCCACGCCCTGCTGCACGTCCTGGCCCGCACCGGGGGCCCCGACCGGCCGGTGGTGCTCGACGGGCGCGACATGGAACACGTACAGATCCTCCAGCCGCTGCACGCCGCGGAAGTGCCCCTGCTCGTACGGATCCCGGCGGCCATGCCGTTGCAGATCAACGACCCGGCGCTGGCCGGGCACCGCACGCACGGGCCGCTCACCGCGCGCCGGATCGTGGAGGTGGCCCGGTTCCGCCGCCGGCCGGTCGACGGCCCCGATCCCGCGGTCGAGAAAGGCCACTTGATCACCACCGTCGGCGTCCAGTGGCCCGTCGGCTCCCAGCACCCCCACCCGGGGGCGGAGGCGCCGCTGCGGCTGATCGCGGTCAGCCCGGTGGGGGAGAACGTGTGCGAGGAATTGTGGCTGACGACATTGACGACCGTGTCGGCCGCCACCGTGCTGAAACTCTCCAGACTCGTACGCCGGGTGGACCGCGACCTGGAATCGGTTTCCCAGCACGTCGGAATCTGGGATTTCAGCGGCCGGTCCTTTCCGGGCTGGCACCGGCACGTCACGCTCGCTTCCATCGCGAATCTCGTGCGTTTGCTGGCCAGGACCGATTACCGGTCCGACCTTGCGTAA
- a CDS encoding VOC family protein, with protein MVKPIPDGYAELTAYLSVADADEAIAFYTRAFGAKELQRYTAPNGTVPHAQIQIGGTVVMLSDESPAAGLPGPKVLGGTPVTLYLFVADVDAAFAQAVQAGAEEKRPIENHFFGERTGQVVDPFGHRWTLATRTEDVSPEEFERRANAYVQGKS; from the coding sequence GTGGTCAAGCCGATTCCGGACGGCTACGCCGAACTGACGGCGTACCTGTCCGTGGCCGACGCGGACGAGGCGATCGCCTTCTACACCCGGGCTTTCGGGGCGAAGGAGCTGCAGCGCTACACCGCGCCCAACGGGACGGTGCCGCACGCGCAGATCCAGATCGGCGGCACCGTCGTGATGCTGTCCGACGAGTCCCCCGCGGCCGGTCTGCCCGGTCCCAAGGTCCTCGGCGGCACGCCGGTCACCCTGTACCTGTTCGTGGCGGACGTGGACGCCGCGTTCGCCCAGGCCGTGCAGGCCGGGGCCGAGGAGAAGCGCCCGATCGAGAACCATTTCTTCGGCGAGCGGACCGGACAGGTCGTCGATCCGTTCGGCCACCGCTGGACGCTCGCCACCCGTACCGAGGACGTGAGCCCGGAGGAGTTCGAGCGCCGTGCGAACGCGTACGTCCAGGGCAAGAGCTGA
- a CDS encoding SAM-dependent methyltransferase codes for MNPDTAFNGYICAHVVHALEQLGVFQQLAAEGTLDVSAFCEKNALDSAVFRALVQAAESFGYLDVHGDRVQATTVSEDIARALGFFTWGVGGYHDVFANAAPLARGDRRFGVDLQRDEGMVALGSAQADTALMRHILDEEIAGIDFGTLVDLGAGVSERVSRLVKNRPGSRGIGIDISRPATELARGTVARYGLDGTVQPVCADVLDILFKEHEVEGSGAADIVMSFMFLHDLLADPKRREEVIPRLRKSFPQAHTFLLADTTIRPRSEGEGSRLPVFSSGFELAHALMGVPIHTREEYEQLFQRGGMQLRRTVPFGAPHTYLFVLEAS; via the coding sequence TTGAATCCGGACACCGCGTTCAACGGCTATATCTGCGCGCACGTGGTGCACGCACTGGAACAGCTCGGAGTTTTCCAGCAGTTGGCAGCAGAGGGGACGCTCGACGTCTCCGCGTTCTGCGAGAAGAACGCTCTCGACAGCGCCGTCTTCCGGGCGCTCGTCCAGGCCGCGGAATCGTTCGGGTACCTCGATGTCCACGGTGACCGGGTCCAGGCGACCACGGTCAGCGAGGACATCGCCCGGGCCCTGGGCTTCTTCACCTGGGGCGTCGGCGGCTACCACGACGTCTTCGCCAACGCGGCGCCGCTCGCCCGCGGCGACCGCCGGTTCGGCGTCGATCTCCAGCGCGACGAGGGCATGGTCGCGCTCGGCTCCGCCCAGGCGGACACCGCGCTGATGCGCCACATCCTCGACGAGGAGATCGCCGGCATCGATTTCGGCACCCTGGTCGACCTCGGCGCCGGCGTCAGCGAGCGGGTCTCCCGGCTGGTCAAGAACCGGCCGGGCAGCCGCGGGATCGGCATCGACATCAGCCGGCCCGCCACCGAGCTGGCGCGCGGGACGGTCGCCAGGTACGGCCTGGACGGCACCGTGCAGCCGGTCTGCGCGGACGTACTCGACATCCTCTTCAAGGAGCACGAGGTCGAAGGCAGCGGCGCCGCCGACATCGTGATGAGCTTCATGTTCCTGCACGACCTGCTGGCCGATCCGAAGCGCCGCGAGGAGGTCATCCCCCGGCTGCGCAAGTCCTTCCCTCAGGCGCACACCTTCCTGCTGGCCGACACCACGATCCGGCCGCGCAGCGAGGGCGAGGGCTCCCGGCTGCCGGTCTTCTCCAGCGGTTTCGAACTGGCCCACGCGCTGATGGGCGTCCCCATCCACACCCGTGAGGAGTACGAGCAGCTCTTCCAGCGGGGCGGGATGCAGTTGCGCCGCACCGTGCCGTTCGGTGCTCCGCACACGTACCTGTTCGTCCTGGAGGCGTCGTGA
- a CDS encoding NAD(P)/FAD-dependent oxidoreductase encodes MPGRRNTTDMLIIGGGVTALSIAYHCARADIDVILLGPDTADAGAAPAARPVRTYQPGKVHNSELTVRSLADYRAFTPAGGADLVLSGVGWLVVPTGRREAAELERELAAQRAVGVELEPLPPDRARAYNPWLDPAGAESAIWCPQSYLLDVDRVAGGYAAGAREHGARLLTGHTVTGLDARSGRVTTTRGEFAAEAVVLAAEAGSGELAASAGLELPLWAQSAELYRTDPVLADGELHAPFTVHPASGLKTLGAGRSFVVGLERVSRRQDMRDVWFKEAADELGTRYPKLKGTGLHTMWTGTVDVSPARTACIGRASGAHERIFVAAGYTGQDLGQAPATGRIIRDLYFGRSPGLDLTPFALTPSAPAPSSATNRAASGAA; translated from the coding sequence ATGCCTGGCCGGCGGAACACCACCGACATGCTCATCATCGGCGGCGGAGTGACGGCGCTTTCGATCGCCTATCACTGCGCACGGGCGGACATCGATGTCATCCTGCTCGGACCGGACACCGCCGATGCCGGCGCCGCGCCTGCCGCCCGCCCGGTACGCACGTATCAGCCGGGGAAGGTCCACAACTCCGAGCTGACGGTGCGCAGCCTCGCGGACTACCGGGCGTTCACCCCGGCCGGTGGCGCCGACCTGGTGCTCTCCGGCGTCGGCTGGCTGGTGGTGCCGACCGGCCGCCGGGAAGCCGCCGAGCTTGAGCGGGAGCTGGCGGCCCAGCGCGCCGTGGGCGTGGAACTGGAACCGCTGCCCCCGGACCGGGCCCGCGCGTACAACCCCTGGCTGGACCCGGCCGGCGCCGAGTCGGCGATCTGGTGCCCGCAGTCCTACCTCCTCGACGTGGACAGAGTGGCGGGGGGCTATGCCGCGGGCGCGCGGGAGCACGGCGCCCGGCTGCTGACCGGTCATACGGTGACCGGTCTTGACGCGAGGAGCGGTCGCGTCACCACCACCCGCGGCGAGTTCGCCGCAGAAGCCGTCGTCCTCGCGGCCGAGGCCGGCAGCGGCGAACTCGCGGCGTCGGCCGGTCTCGAACTCCCGCTGTGGGCGCAGTCCGCCGAGCTGTACCGCACCGACCCGGTCCTCGCCGACGGGGAGCTCCACGCCCCCTTCACCGTGCACCCGGCGTCCGGGCTGAAGACGCTGGGGGCCGGCCGCTCCTTCGTGGTCGGCCTGGAGCGCGTCTCCCGGCGGCAGGACATGCGGGACGTGTGGTTCAAGGAGGCCGCCGATGAGCTGGGCACGCGGTATCCGAAGCTCAAGGGCACCGGGCTGCACACCATGTGGACCGGGACGGTGGACGTCTCCCCGGCCAGGACGGCGTGCATCGGCAGAGCGAGCGGCGCGCACGAGCGGATCTTCGTCGCGGCCGGGTACACCGGGCAGGATCTCGGCCAGGCGCCCGCCACCGGCCGGATCATCCGCGATCTGTACTTCGGCCGCTCCCCCGGTCTCGACCTCACACCGTTCGCGCTCACGCCGTCCGCGCCGGCTCCGAGCAGCGCGACAAACCGTGCGGCGAGCGGTGCGGCGTAA
- a CDS encoding O-methyltransferase, producing MAKRLRMLMRMGNLTRTGQVGDGREEALADYVLSHAVPGDVDDAIRLIDEYAYKQASLINIGDEKGLLLDAAVRRVRPRLLLELGTYCGYSALRMARVMPPEARLCSIEFSAANASVAQRIWKHAGLGDRVRVLHGTLGDDGRTIERLTTEHGFGPGRLDFVFVDHIAAAYLPDLQRILGRRWLHPGSMVLADNMKVPGAPRYRAYLREREGTEWRTRERHTHVEYQSWVKDLVLESEYLPTEVAAGSGGTGPTPA from the coding sequence ATGGCGAAACGGCTGCGCATGCTGATGCGGATGGGGAACCTGACCCGGACGGGCCAGGTCGGTGACGGCCGGGAGGAGGCACTCGCCGACTATGTGCTCTCGCACGCGGTCCCCGGGGACGTCGACGACGCGATCCGGCTGATCGACGAGTACGCCTACAAGCAGGCCTCGCTGATCAACATCGGGGACGAGAAGGGGCTGCTGCTGGACGCAGCGGTGCGGCGGGTCAGGCCCAGGCTGCTGCTGGAGCTCGGTACGTACTGCGGGTACAGCGCGCTGCGGATGGCCAGGGTGATGCCGCCGGAGGCCCGGCTCTGTTCGATCGAGTTCAGCGCCGCGAACGCATCGGTCGCCCAACGCATCTGGAAACACGCCGGGTTGGGCGACCGGGTCAGGGTGCTGCACGGCACGCTCGGGGACGACGGCCGCACCATCGAGCGCCTCACCACCGAGCACGGCTTCGGCCCGGGCCGGCTGGACTTCGTCTTCGTCGACCACATCGCCGCGGCCTACCTGCCGGATCTGCAACGCATCCTCGGCCGGCGGTGGCTGCACCCGGGCTCGATGGTGCTGGCCGACAACATGAAGGTGCCGGGCGCGCCGCGCTACCGCGCGTATCTGCGGGAACGGGAGGGTACGGAGTGGCGCACCCGTGAGCGCCACACCCACGTCGAGTACCAGTCGTGGGTCAAGGACCTGGTGCTGGAGTCGGAGTACCTGCCGACCGAGGTTGCCGCCGGGTCCGGCGGCACCGGCCCCACCCCGGCGTGA
- a CDS encoding 3-deoxy-7-phosphoheptulonate synthase, translated as MLTRSSPKDAPAAAACDLELGPARQQPQWPDAALVRRVRGQLATLPGLFEAQQVLALRTRLAAVANGAAQVVQAGDCAEDPADCTPADIARKSELLELLAVRMEQNTGRPVLRAGRLAGQFAKPRSARTERVGDLELPPYHGHMVNGPEPTPERRRPDPTRILSGYRIADSVMRYLGWADRGAHPHPGPEVWTSHEALLLDYELPMVRRSAAGRAWLSSTHWPWIGERTRQVDGAHVALLAQVVNPVACKVGPTMTTGELPALCERLDPRREPGRLTLITRMGADEISGRLPALVAAVRAAGHPVIWLCDPMHGNTFATPDGFKTRLLHRIVQEVTRFQDAVGAAGGVAGGLHLETTPDDVTECARTWEDVPHVGDKYTSLCDPRLNPDQAVEVVSAWRA; from the coding sequence GTGCTCACTCGTTCATCACCCAAGGACGCACCGGCCGCCGCCGCATGCGACCTGGAGCTGGGTCCGGCGAGGCAGCAGCCCCAGTGGCCCGACGCGGCACTGGTCCGGCGGGTCCGCGGTCAGCTCGCCACTCTTCCCGGGCTGTTCGAAGCCCAGCAGGTGCTCGCGCTGCGCACCCGCCTCGCTGCCGTCGCCAACGGTGCGGCCCAGGTGGTGCAGGCGGGGGACTGTGCGGAGGATCCCGCCGACTGCACCCCCGCCGACATCGCCCGCAAGTCCGAGCTGCTGGAACTCCTCGCGGTCCGTATGGAGCAGAACACCGGCCGGCCGGTGCTGCGGGCCGGCCGGCTGGCCGGTCAGTTCGCCAAGCCCCGTTCGGCGCGGACCGAACGGGTGGGCGACCTCGAACTCCCCCCGTACCACGGGCACATGGTGAACGGACCCGAGCCCACCCCGGAGCGCCGCCGCCCCGATCCGACCCGCATCCTCTCCGGCTACCGGATCGCCGACTCCGTCATGCGGTACCTCGGCTGGGCCGACCGGGGCGCGCACCCGCACCCCGGGCCCGAGGTGTGGACCAGCCACGAGGCCCTGCTGCTCGACTACGAGCTGCCGATGGTGCGCCGCTCGGCGGCGGGCCGGGCATGGCTGTCCTCCACCCACTGGCCGTGGATCGGCGAGCGCACCCGGCAGGTCGACGGGGCCCATGTCGCGCTGCTCGCCCAGGTCGTCAACCCGGTGGCCTGCAAGGTCGGCCCCACCATGACGACCGGTGAGCTGCCGGCCCTGTGCGAACGGCTCGACCCGCGCCGGGAGCCGGGCCGGCTCACCCTGATCACCCGGATGGGAGCCGACGAGATCAGCGGCCGGCTGCCCGCCCTCGTCGCGGCGGTACGGGCAGCGGGCCACCCGGTGATCTGGCTGTGCGACCCGATGCACGGCAACACCTTCGCCACACCCGACGGGTTCAAGACCCGGCTCCTGCACCGGATCGTGCAGGAGGTGACCCGCTTCCAGGACGCGGTCGGCGCCGCCGGCGGCGTCGCCGGTGGCCTGCACCTGGAGACCACCCCGGACGACGTCACGGAGTGCGCCCGGACCTGGGAGGACGTCCCGCACGTCGGGGACAAGTACACCAGCCTCTGCGATCCGCGCCTCAACCCGGACCAGGCCGTCGAGGTGGTCTCGGCGTGGCGGGCGTGA
- a CDS encoding pyridoxal phosphate-dependent aminotransferase, which produces MSAPVRQPAQTYNTSVPSADSMVRLHLSESPFGASPAAVVAVTGELDRINRYPSPEREGLVQRLSQYWELPEEQIAVANGSDELVLATALTLGDLELPGLVPAGTFPGYLAALERIGRGAVQVPLDGPRIDPAAFAERLPEHGIGYVCNPHNPCGTALPGPALDTLVGAARSSGTPLVFDEAYHEFGPTEQPQARSRLRDGTPVLALRTFSKAYGLAALRIGYALGPAELIAEVRRTLTVLPFSVNRAAQAAAVAALADQEFLGRVRQESEERRRWFCAELDRRGYRYLPSVTNFVAVAVAASGKAQDILARDHGVLVRDTGMFGFPGHLRVSLGTEEELRTFLDALDQITAGAR; this is translated from the coding sequence ATGAGCGCTCCGGTCCGACAACCGGCCCAGACCTACAACACCAGTGTGCCGTCGGCGGATTCGATGGTGCGGCTGCACCTCAGTGAGAGTCCGTTCGGCGCGAGCCCGGCTGCGGTCGTGGCAGTGACGGGGGAACTCGACCGGATCAACCGCTACCCGTCGCCGGAGCGCGAGGGGCTCGTCCAACGCCTGAGCCAGTACTGGGAGTTGCCGGAGGAGCAGATCGCGGTGGCCAACGGCAGCGACGAGCTGGTGCTGGCGACCGCGCTCACCCTCGGCGACCTGGAGCTCCCCGGTCTCGTCCCCGCGGGTACCTTCCCCGGCTACCTGGCGGCGCTGGAGCGTATCGGCCGGGGCGCCGTCCAGGTACCGCTGGACGGCCCCCGGATCGACCCCGCCGCGTTCGCGGAGCGGCTCCCCGAACACGGCATCGGCTATGTGTGCAACCCGCACAACCCGTGCGGCACCGCGCTGCCGGGGCCCGCGCTCGACACGCTGGTCGGTGCGGCGCGCAGCAGCGGCACCCCGCTCGTTTTCGACGAGGCGTACCACGAGTTCGGCCCCACGGAACAGCCGCAGGCCAGGAGCCGGCTGCGGGACGGCACCCCGGTGCTCGCGCTGCGCACCTTCTCCAAGGCCTACGGTCTCGCGGCCCTGCGGATCGGCTATGCGCTCGGTCCCGCCGAGTTGATCGCCGAGGTGCGCCGGACGCTGACCGTACTGCCGTTCAGCGTGAACCGTGCCGCGCAGGCGGCGGCGGTGGCGGCCCTCGCGGACCAGGAGTTCCTGGGCCGTGTCCGGCAGGAGAGCGAGGAGCGGCGCCGCTGGTTCTGCGCCGAGCTCGACCGCCGCGGGTACCGGTACCTGCCCTCGGTCACCAACTTCGTGGCTGTCGCGGTCGCCGCCTCCGGCAAAGCGCAGGACATCCTTGCCAGGGATCACGGCGTCCTCGTGCGCGACACCGGCATGTTCGGCTTCCCCGGTCATCTGCGGGTCTCACTCGGCACCGAGGAGGAGTTGCGGACGTTCCTCGACGCGCTGGACCAGATCACCGCGGGCGCGCGGTAG
- a CDS encoding NAD(P)/FAD-dependent oxidoreductase, with amino-acid sequence MPDRKNSTELLIIGGGVIGVSIAYHCAKAGIDVLLLEKDQFGTATTSQTARAFRTYFPKKPHDTELAVRSLPDFNSFAATMNTDLGMKRLGLLTILTSPEQTAEIEALLPAHREVGADVQLLTPAQAVEYNPWLDASTIEAAVWSPECYRIKPEAMVKGYADAATELGARLLSGTEVTGIDARTGEVTTTAGEFTADAIVIAAGPWGGDVAKLAGMELPVWGQFAELLYTDPISDEEVDTPFTFHPVSGLKTMGRGKGFLVGLERISKQKGLRDLWFEAAVDELPKWYPRAAGAKLHSAWTGTLDVTPTKSALMGRGEGEHERLLFAAGFTGHGLAHAPTAGRIVRDLHRGVKPEVDLTPFSLATNLAQMPA; translated from the coding sequence ATGCCTGACCGGAAGAACTCCACCGAACTGCTGATCATAGGCGGCGGCGTGATCGGCGTGTCCATCGCCTACCACTGCGCCAAGGCCGGCATCGACGTGCTCCTGCTGGAGAAGGACCAGTTCGGCACGGCCACCACGTCGCAGACCGCGCGGGCGTTCCGCACCTACTTCCCGAAGAAGCCGCACGACACCGAACTGGCTGTCCGGAGCCTGCCCGACTTCAACTCGTTCGCGGCGACGATGAACACCGACCTCGGGATGAAGCGCCTCGGGCTGCTCACGATCCTGACCAGCCCCGAGCAGACGGCCGAGATCGAGGCCCTACTGCCGGCCCACCGCGAGGTGGGCGCCGACGTCCAGCTGCTCACCCCCGCCCAGGCCGTCGAGTACAACCCCTGGCTGGACGCGAGCACCATCGAGGCGGCGGTCTGGTCCCCGGAGTGCTACCGCATCAAGCCGGAAGCGATGGTCAAGGGGTACGCGGACGCGGCGACGGAGCTCGGCGCCCGGCTCCTCTCCGGTACCGAGGTGACCGGTATCGATGCCCGCACCGGCGAAGTGACCACCACCGCTGGTGAGTTCACGGCGGACGCGATCGTCATCGCGGCCGGTCCGTGGGGCGGCGACGTCGCCAAGCTCGCCGGCATGGAGCTGCCGGTGTGGGGCCAGTTCGCCGAGCTGCTCTACACCGACCCGATCTCCGACGAAGAGGTCGATACCCCCTTCACCTTCCACCCCGTCTCCGGTCTGAAGACGATGGGGCGGGGCAAGGGCTTCCTGGTCGGCCTGGAGCGCATCTCCAAGCAGAAGGGGCTGCGGGACCTGTGGTTCGAGGCGGCCGTCGATGAGCTGCCGAAGTGGTACCCCAGGGCGGCGGGCGCCAAGCTGCACAGCGCCTGGACCGGGACACTGGACGTCACCCCCACGAAGTCGGCGCTGATGGGCCGGGGCGAGGGCGAGCACGAGCGGCTCCTCTTCGCGGCGGGCTTCACCGGCCACGGCCTGGCCCACGCGCCGACCGCCGGACGGATCGTCCGCGACCTGCACCGCGGCGTCAAGCCGGAGGTCGACCTGACCCCCTTCTCCCTCGCCACCAACCTGGCGCAGATGCCGGCCTGA
- a CDS encoding class I SAM-dependent methyltransferase — translation MRPLRPNGKEPSVTATADKTAIRTALWRALHVQADPGPHVFEDELGARLVAPGDDWRSRPDMDPVRSARARASIVARARFTEDLVVEQAGRGVDQYVILGAGLDTFAQRRPPGAGGVRVFEVDQPETQAWKRARLIELGYGVPEGLCMVPVDFEADDDWWQRLTENGFDAGRPAVLACSGVTMYLSRDAVAATLRKAAALAGGSAVAMTFMQPADMVDPEERAAREGVERAARADGTPFRSFFGPEDILALAKEAGFRDAGHVSAGDLAERYFTGRADGLRPSTIEELLLATT, via the coding sequence ATGAGGCCCTTGCGGCCCAACGGAAAGGAACCATCTGTGACGGCGACGGCGGACAAGACCGCGATCAGGACGGCGTTGTGGCGGGCTCTGCACGTCCAGGCCGATCCCGGGCCGCATGTGTTCGAGGACGAACTCGGCGCACGGCTGGTGGCGCCGGGCGATGACTGGCGGTCCCGGCCGGACATGGATCCGGTACGCAGCGCCCGGGCCCGGGCGTCCATCGTGGCCCGGGCCCGGTTCACCGAGGACCTGGTCGTCGAGCAGGCGGGCCGGGGCGTCGACCAGTACGTCATCCTCGGCGCCGGCCTCGACACCTTCGCGCAGCGGCGGCCGCCGGGCGCCGGGGGAGTGCGGGTCTTCGAGGTGGACCAGCCGGAGACGCAGGCCTGGAAGCGGGCGCGGCTGATCGAGCTGGGTTACGGGGTTCCCGAGGGGCTGTGCATGGTCCCCGTGGACTTCGAGGCGGACGACGACTGGTGGCAGCGCCTGACCGAGAACGGCTTCGACGCCGGCCGGCCGGCGGTGCTGGCCTGCTCCGGCGTCACCATGTACCTCAGCAGGGACGCGGTAGCCGCCACGCTCCGCAAGGCCGCGGCCCTCGCCGGGGGCTCCGCCGTGGCCATGACGTTCATGCAGCCGGCCGACATGGTCGACCCGGAGGAGCGGGCCGCACGGGAAGGGGTGGAGCGCGCCGCGCGCGCCGACGGGACGCCGTTCCGCAGCTTCTTCGGCCCGGAGGACATCCTGGCGCTGGCCAAGGAGGCCGGGTTCCGGGACGCCGGGCATGTCTCCGCGGGCGATCTCGCCGAGCGCTACTTCACCGGCCGGGCCGACGGCCTCCGGCCTTCGACCATCGAGGAACTGCTGCTCGCCACCACCTGA